The Candidatus Nomurabacteria bacterium genomic sequence CGAAAGTGCTGCACATAGCCGCGCTCTGCTCGAGAAATTCGGTATGCCGTTTGAAAAAGAAGGAGGTCGACGTTAATGGCTAAGAAATCAATGATCGCACGCGACGAAAAACGTAAGAAGATGATTACAAAATTCGCCGAGAAGCGCGCCGAACTTAAAGAACTAGGCGACTTGGACGGTCTACAAAAGTTGCCTCGCAACAGTAGCCCGACTCGCTGGAAGAACCGTGACGTACTAAGTGGTCGTCCACGTGGCTACATGCGCCGATTCGGCCTCAGCCGCATCAACTTCCGCGAAAAAGCATCAAAGGGTGAAATTCCCGGTATAACAAAGAGTAGCTGGTAGAAGGAAAGGAGAAACGATATATGTCACTACAATCTACAGACCCAATCGCCGACCTTCTGACCCGCATTAGAAATGCAGCAATGGTTGGCAAAAGCGAAGTTCGCTTACCACACAGCAAAATCAAACAGGTTGTCGCAGAACAATTAGTAGCTAATAAGTACCTTGCAGACGTCAAGGTAGAAGCTAGTAAACCTCGCGACACATTGGTTGTTACAATCAACAAACCTGGAGAGAACTGCAACATCAACGAAATTACGCGCCTCAGCAAGCCTGGCCGCCGCGTATACGTTAAAGCAGACGAGATCCCTAAGGTTAAATCAGGCCGCGGCCTCGTGCTCGTAAGTACATCTAAAGGCGTTATCACTGGCCGCGAAGCTGTCAAACAGCGTCTTGGTGGTGAATTACTGCTGAAGGTATATTAATAAAGGAGAATAATCATGAGTCGAATCGGAAAACTACCAATTCAGATCCCATCAGGCGTGACAATCACGGTTGACTCAGATGTTATCACTGTCGTAGGAGGCAAAGGCACCCTGACAGTTCCACATCTGAGCGACGTGACGGTTAGTGTCGACGATGGCGTCGCAACTGTTACCCGCAAGGATGACGAACGCATCGCTAAAGCCCAGCATGGTTTGCAGCGTGCACTACTAAACAACGCAGTCGAAGGCGTAACAAAAGGTTTCGAAAAGAAGCTCGAAGTTAACGGTGTCGGTTTTCGCGTTGGCATGAGTGGCACTGCACTAGAAATGCACCTTGGCTTCAGCCACCCTGTTAAATACACACCTCCGCAAGGAGTAAACGTTACTAACGAAAAGATGACTATCATCGTTAGTGGCATCGACAAACAACAAGTTGGTCAGGTCGCTGCGGAAATCCGCGCGCTAAAGAAACCAGAGCCATACAAGGGCAAGGGTATCAAATATGCCGATGAGCAAATTTTGCGTAAGGCAGGAAAGACAGGTAAGTAATCATGAGTAATCTTGCAAAGAAACTACTGAACAAAAGCCTGCGCATGAAGCGTGTCCGCGCCAAAGTAAGCGGCACAGCTGAACGCCCACGCTTGACTGTCACGATCAGCAACAAGCACGTCAGTGCGCAGTTGATCGACGACGTAATCGGCAAAACTCTTGCTGCAAGCACGACTGTCGGCAGCAAGCAGACAGGCAGCCTGAAAGATCAGGCAGCGTTTGTCGGTACGGATATCGCCAAGAAGGCAAAAAAAGCAAAGATTGAAAAAGCAGTGTTCGATCGCAACGGCCGCCAGTACGCTGGTCGTCTAGCTGCGCTCGCAGATGCTGCACGTAACGAAGGATTGGAGATTTAGTATGGCTGAACAAGCAACAGCACAGACTACCCCACGCACTGGCTCCCCGCAACGCGGTGGCGGACAGCGTGGTGGCCGACGCGATGACCGTCGGGCACAGGTTCCACAAGAACCTAAAGAATTTGAAGAGATTGTCATCAACATCGACCGTGTCGCACGTGTCGTAAAAGGTGGTCGTCGATTCCGCTTCAAAGCACTCGTCGTCGTAGGAAACAACAAAGGC encodes the following:
- a CDS encoding 50S ribosomal protein L18; its protein translation is MSNLAKKLLNKSLRMKRVRAKVSGTAERPRLTVTISNKHVSAQLIDDVIGKTLAASTTVGSKQTGSLKDQAAFVGTDIAKKAKKAKIEKAVFDRNGRQYAGRLAALADAARNEGLEI
- the rpsH gene encoding 30S ribosomal protein S8, coding for MSLQSTDPIADLLTRIRNAAMVGKSEVRLPHSKIKQVVAEQLVANKYLADVKVEASKPRDTLVVTINKPGENCNINEITRLSKPGRRVYVKADEIPKVKSGRGLVLVSTSKGVITGREAVKQRLGGELLLKVY
- the rpsN gene encoding 30S ribosomal protein S14, which translates into the protein MAKKSMIARDEKRKKMITKFAEKRAELKELGDLDGLQKLPRNSSPTRWKNRDVLSGRPRGYMRRFGLSRINFREKASKGEIPGITKSSW
- the rplF gene encoding 50S ribosomal protein L6 — translated: MSRIGKLPIQIPSGVTITVDSDVITVVGGKGTLTVPHLSDVTVSVDDGVATVTRKDDERIAKAQHGLQRALLNNAVEGVTKGFEKKLEVNGVGFRVGMSGTALEMHLGFSHPVKYTPPQGVNVTNEKMTIIVSGIDKQQVGQVAAEIRALKKPEPYKGKGIKYADEQILRKAGKTGK